A genomic segment from Streptomyces antibioticus encodes:
- a CDS encoding HNH endonuclease: protein MRDTLVLNASFEPLSTVTLNRAVVLVLQDKAVVEQAHPELRMRGADVDIPAPRVIRLCRYVRVPFRRQAPWSRRGVLVRDRHRCAYCGRRATTVDHVVPRSHGGQDSWLNTVASCAEDNHRKADRTPEQAGMPLLRQPFEPTPQDAMLLALGQDDLASLPEWLSLDAA from the coding sequence ATGCGTGACACGTTGGTCCTGAACGCGAGCTTCGAGCCGCTGTCTACGGTGACGTTGAACCGAGCTGTCGTTCTGGTGCTCCAGGACAAGGCCGTCGTCGAGCAGGCCCACCCCGAACTGCGTATGCGGGGTGCCGATGTGGACATCCCGGCGCCCCGGGTGATCAGGCTGTGCAGATACGTACGGGTGCCGTTCCGAAGACAAGCGCCGTGGTCGCGCAGGGGTGTGCTGGTCAGGGACCGGCACCGGTGCGCGTACTGCGGGCGCCGGGCGACCACGGTGGACCACGTGGTGCCGCGGTCGCACGGCGGTCAGGACTCCTGGCTGAACACGGTGGCCTCGTGCGCGGAGGACAATCACCGCAAGGCGGACCGGACTCCGGAGCAGGCGGGGATGCCGTTGCTGCGGCAGCCGTTCGAGCCGACTCCGCAGGACGCAATGCTGTTGGCGCTGGGGCAGGACGACCTGGCCTCGCTGCCGGAGTGGCTGTCGCTGGACGCGGCGTGA
- a CDS encoding SDR family NAD(P)-dependent oxidoreductase: protein MPVAIITGASKGLGRALAEALAGRGWDLVLDARTEGALKEAADAVAGQGGVVRAVAGNVTDAAHRAALVAAARGLGGCDLVVSNASALGAEPLVRLEALPLEGLRRALEVNVVAALGLVQEALPLLRAAPAGAVVTVSSDAAAEAYGTWGGYGASKAALDQLAAVLGVEEPGLRVWAVDPGDMATDLYAAAVPDDDGERPAPGSVVPGFLRLLDERPASGRYAAPALLEGLR, encoded by the coding sequence ATGCCGGTAGCGATCATCACGGGGGCGTCGAAGGGGCTCGGGCGGGCGCTGGCCGAGGCGCTGGCCGGGCGGGGCTGGGATCTGGTGCTGGACGCCAGGACGGAGGGCGCGCTGAAGGAGGCGGCGGACGCGGTCGCGGGGCAGGGGGGCGTGGTCCGGGCGGTCGCGGGGAACGTCACGGACGCGGCGCACCGGGCGGCGCTGGTGGCGGCGGCCCGGGGGCTCGGGGGCTGCGATCTGGTGGTGAGCAACGCGAGCGCGCTGGGCGCCGAGCCGCTGGTGCGCCTGGAGGCGCTGCCGCTGGAGGGGCTGCGGCGGGCGCTGGAGGTGAACGTGGTGGCGGCGCTGGGCCTGGTGCAGGAGGCGCTGCCGCTGCTGCGGGCGGCGCCGGCCGGGGCGGTGGTCACGGTCAGTTCGGACGCGGCGGCTGAGGCGTACGGGACGTGGGGCGGCTACGGCGCCTCGAAGGCGGCGCTGGACCAGCTCGCGGCGGTGCTGGGGGTGGAGGAGCCGGGGCTGCGGGTGTGGGCGGTGGACCCCGGGGACATGGCGACGGACCTGTACGCGGCGGCCGTACCGGACGACGACGGGGAGCGGCCGGCGCCGGGCTCGGTGGTGCCGGGGTTCCTGCGGTTGCTGGACGAGCGGCCGGCGAGCGGGCGGTACGCGGCCCCGGCGCTGCTGGAGGGCCTGCGGTGA
- a CDS encoding sporulation protein yields the protein MAFKKLLASLGAGGASVETVLTEVNVVPGGVVQGEVRIQGGSVAQNIEGLSVGLQAKVEVESGDQEYKQDIEFTKLRLGGAFELQAGAVHAVPFGLEIPWETPITTIDGQPLRGMHIGVSTELAIARAVDSGDLDPVNVHPLPAQKAILDAFIQLGFRFKNADMERGHIRGTRQKLPFYQEIEFFPPSQYRGLNQVELSFVADEHTMDVVLEMDKKPGLFSEGSDTFRSFQVGLNDYQGTDWAAYLNQWLSEVGSRRNWF from the coding sequence ATGGCGTTCAAGAAGCTGCTCGCGAGTCTGGGGGCCGGCGGGGCCTCGGTCGAGACGGTACTGACGGAGGTCAACGTCGTTCCGGGCGGAGTCGTCCAGGGCGAGGTGCGGATCCAGGGCGGGTCCGTGGCCCAGAACATCGAGGGTCTGTCCGTCGGGCTCCAGGCCAAGGTCGAGGTGGAGAGCGGCGACCAGGAGTACAAGCAGGACATCGAGTTCACCAAGCTGCGGCTGGGCGGTGCCTTCGAGCTCCAGGCGGGTGCCGTGCACGCGGTGCCGTTCGGGCTGGAGATCCCGTGGGAGACGCCGATCACGACGATCGACGGCCAGCCGCTGCGCGGGATGCACATCGGTGTGTCCACCGAGCTGGCGATCGCGCGGGCCGTGGACTCGGGCGACCTGGACCCGGTCAACGTCCACCCGCTGCCGGCGCAGAAGGCGATCCTGGACGCGTTCATCCAGCTCGGCTTCCGCTTCAAGAACGCGGACATGGAGCGCGGTCACATCCGCGGCACGCGGCAGAAGCTGCCGTTCTACCAGGAGATCGAGTTCTTCCCGCCGTCGCAGTACCGCGGTCTGAACCAGGTCGAGCTGAGCTTCGTGGCCGACGAGCACACGATGGACGTCGTGCTGGAGATGGACAAGAAGCCGGGTCTGTTCAGCGAGGGCAGCGACACCTTCCGTTCCTTCCAGGTGGGGCTGAACGACTACCAGGGGACCGACTGGGCGGCGTACCTCAACCAGTGGCTGTCCGAGGTCGGCAGCAGGCGCAACTGGTTCTAG
- a CDS encoding SPFH domain-containing protein yields MEPVIIVLIILVVLVFIALIKTIQVIPQASAAIVERFGRYTRTLNAGLNIVVPFIDTIRNRIDLREQVVPFPPQPVITQDNLVVNIDTVIYYQVTDARAATYEVASYIQAIEQLTVTTLRNIIGGMDLERTLTSREEINAALRGVLDEATGKWGIRVNRVELKAIEPPTSIQDSMEKQMRADRDKRAAILTAEGTRQAAILTAEGEKQSQILRAEGEAKAAALRAEGEAQAVRTVFEAIHAGDPDQKLLSYQYLQMLPKIAEGDANKLWIVPSEIGDALKGLSGAMGNFGGLGGNSGSNAPRGTEGKIPERREKPSID; encoded by the coding sequence ATGGAACCAGTCATCATCGTCTTGATCATTCTGGTGGTGTTGGTCTTCATCGCCCTGATCAAGACGATCCAGGTCATCCCACAGGCCAGCGCCGCCATCGTCGAGCGCTTCGGCCGCTACACGCGGACGCTCAACGCCGGCCTCAACATCGTCGTCCCGTTCATCGACACCATCCGCAACCGCATCGACCTGCGCGAACAGGTCGTCCCCTTCCCGCCGCAGCCGGTGATCACCCAGGACAACCTGGTCGTCAACATCGACACCGTCATCTACTACCAGGTGACCGACGCCCGCGCCGCCACCTACGAGGTCGCCAGCTACATCCAGGCCATCGAGCAGCTCACCGTCACCACCCTGCGCAACATCATCGGCGGCATGGACCTGGAGCGCACCCTCACCTCCCGCGAGGAGATCAACGCGGCCCTGCGCGGCGTCCTCGACGAGGCCACCGGCAAGTGGGGCATCCGCGTCAACCGCGTGGAACTGAAGGCGATCGAGCCCCCGACCTCCATCCAGGACTCGATGGAGAAGCAGATGCGCGCCGACCGTGACAAGCGCGCCGCCATCCTCACCGCCGAAGGCACCCGGCAGGCCGCCATCCTCACCGCCGAGGGCGAGAAGCAGTCCCAGATCCTGCGCGCCGAGGGCGAGGCCAAGGCGGCCGCACTGCGCGCCGAGGGCGAGGCCCAGGCCGTCCGTACGGTCTTCGAGGCCATCCACGCCGGCGACCCGGACCAGAAGCTGCTGTCCTACCAGTACCTCCAGATGCTCCCGAAGATCGCCGAGGGCGACGCCAACAAGCTCTGGATCGTCCCCAGCGAGATCGGCGACGCCCTCAAGGGCCTCTCCGGTGCCATGGGCAACTTCGGTGGCCTGGGCGGCAATTCGGGCTCCAACGCCCCGCGCGGCACCGAGGGGAAGATCCCGGAGCGCCGCGAGAAGCCCTCGATCGACTGA
- a CDS encoding DNA-3-methyladenine glycosylase: protein MFATSDRTPLPRAFFDRPVLEVAPDLLGRLLVRTTPEGPITLRITEVEAYDGPNDPGSHAYRGRTPRNDVMFGPPGHVYVYFTYGMWHCMNLVCGPEGRASAVLLRAGEVIEGADLARKRRLSARHDRELAKGPARLATALGVDRALDGTDACTSGDTPLKMLTGSAVPSDQVRNGPRTGVSGDGAVHPWRYWVADDPTVSPYRAHVPRRRRS, encoded by the coding sequence ATGTTCGCGACCTCCGACCGTACGCCCCTGCCCAGGGCCTTCTTCGACCGCCCTGTCCTGGAGGTGGCCCCCGACCTGCTCGGCCGCCTCCTGGTGCGCACCACCCCCGAGGGCCCGATCACCCTCCGCATCACGGAGGTGGAGGCGTACGACGGTCCGAACGACCCCGGCTCCCACGCCTATCGCGGTCGCACCCCCCGCAACGACGTGATGTTCGGTCCGCCCGGACATGTGTACGTCTATTTCACCTACGGCATGTGGCACTGCATGAACCTCGTCTGCGGTCCCGAGGGCAGGGCGAGCGCGGTGCTGCTCCGGGCCGGCGAGGTGATCGAGGGCGCGGATCTCGCGCGCAAACGTCGACTCTCGGCCCGTCATGACAGAGAACTGGCCAAAGGCCCGGCCCGCCTGGCCACCGCCCTGGGCGTCGACCGGGCCCTCGACGGCACGGACGCCTGCACCTCCGGCGACACCCCGCTGAAGATGCTGACCGGCAGCGCGGTCCCCTCCGACCAGGTACGTAACGGCCCGCGCACCGGGGTCTCCGGCGACGGCGCCGTCCACCCCTGGCGCTACTGGGTCGCCGACGACCCCACGGTGAGCCCCTACCGGGCCCATGTCCCCAGGCGCCGCCGAAGTTGA
- a CDS encoding ABC transporter ATP-binding protein — MSDVLELQDVTVVRDGRALVDQVSWSVKEGERWVILGPNGAGKTTLLNIASTYLYPSSGTVTVLEETLGRPGTDVFELRPRIGMAGIALADKLPKRQTVLQTVLTAAYGMTAAWQEEYEDIDEQRARAFLDRLGMSEYLDRKFGTLSEGERKRTLIARALMTDPELLLLDEPAAGLDLGGREDLVRRLGRLARDPIAPSMIMVTHHVEEIAPGFTHVLMIRQGKVLAAGPVELELTSRNLSRCFGLPLVVEQVGERWTAQGLPLS; from the coding sequence ATGAGCGATGTGCTGGAGCTTCAGGACGTAACCGTGGTCCGCGACGGCCGGGCTCTGGTGGACCAGGTCTCCTGGTCGGTCAAGGAGGGCGAGCGCTGGGTCATCCTCGGCCCCAACGGCGCCGGCAAGACGACCCTCCTGAACATCGCCTCCACCTACCTCTACCCCAGCTCCGGCACCGTCACCGTCCTGGAGGAGACCCTCGGCCGCCCCGGCACCGACGTCTTCGAGCTGCGCCCCCGCATCGGCATGGCCGGCATCGCCCTCGCCGACAAGCTCCCCAAGCGCCAGACCGTCCTCCAGACCGTCCTCACGGCCGCCTACGGCATGACCGCCGCCTGGCAGGAGGAGTACGAGGACATCGACGAGCAGCGCGCCCGCGCCTTCCTCGACCGCCTCGGCATGAGCGAGTACCTCGACCGCAAGTTCGGCACCCTCTCCGAGGGCGAGCGCAAGCGCACCCTGATCGCCCGCGCCCTGATGACCGACCCCGAACTGCTCCTCCTCGACGAGCCCGCCGCCGGCCTCGACCTCGGCGGCCGCGAGGACCTCGTACGCCGGCTCGGACGCCTCGCCCGCGACCCGATCGCCCCCTCCATGATCATGGTCACCCACCATGTCGAGGAGATCGCCCCCGGCTTCACCCACGTCCTGATGATCCGCCAGGGCAAGGTCCTCGCCGCCGGCCCCGTCGAACTGGAACTCACCTCCCGCAACCTCTCCCGCTGCTTCGGCCTCCCGCTCGTCGTGGAACAGGTCGGCGAACGCTGGACGGCCCAGGGCCTCCCCCTGTCCTGA
- a CDS encoding chaplin gives MNIAKKAAVALTVAGIAAGASAGAAVADSGAEGAAVKSPGVASGNLIQAPVHVPVNVVGNSVNVIGLLNPAFGNTGVND, from the coding sequence ATGAACATCGCCAAGAAGGCTGCCGTGGCCCTCACCGTCGCCGGCATCGCCGCCGGCGCTTCGGCCGGCGCCGCTGTCGCCGACTCGGGTGCCGAGGGTGCGGCCGTGAAGTCGCCGGGCGTCGCCTCGGGCAACCTGATCCAGGCCCCCGTCCACGTCCCCGTCAACGTCGTCGGCAACAGCGTCAACGTGATCGGCCTGCTGAACCCGGCGTTCGGCAACACCGGCGTGAACGACTGA
- a CDS encoding transglycosylase SLT domain-containing protein, whose product MPKNTQKIAIAGVATLGAAAVAFSVVPADAQTTTTDAAPSARVAYSSEPVRDVKASVTDQLAGASVKVDAIDAKKKAAAAAVAKKKAAARAADAAVAKKKAAAKKAAIRAAVKKAAAERSAKEAASRSTHRVAVRQVAVKTYANNLDGWIRQALAIMDAKNIPGSYHGLHKNIMRESSGNPNAINNWDINAINGVPSKGLLQVIQPTFNAYHVPGTSWNIYDPVANITAAANYAAHRYGSIDNVNSAY is encoded by the coding sequence ATGCCCAAGAACACTCAGAAGATCGCGATCGCCGGCGTCGCCACCCTCGGCGCCGCCGCCGTGGCCTTCTCCGTGGTGCCGGCCGACGCGCAGACGACCACGACGGACGCCGCCCCCTCGGCCCGCGTGGCCTACAGCTCCGAGCCCGTCCGTGACGTCAAGGCCAGCGTGACCGACCAGCTCGCCGGCGCCAGCGTCAAGGTCGACGCCATCGACGCCAAGAAGAAGGCCGCCGCCGCCGCGGTGGCCAAGAAGAAGGCGGCCGCACGGGCCGCCGACGCCGCCGTCGCGAAGAAGAAGGCGGCCGCGAAGAAGGCCGCGATCCGGGCCGCCGTCAAGAAGGCCGCCGCCGAGCGCAGCGCCAAGGAGGCCGCGAGCCGCTCCACGCACCGCGTCGCCGTCCGCCAGGTCGCCGTCAAGACCTACGCCAACAACCTGGACGGCTGGATCCGCCAGGCCCTGGCGATCATGGACGCCAAGAACATCCCGGGCTCCTACCACGGGCTGCACAAGAACATCATGCGCGAGTCCTCGGGCAACCCGAACGCCATCAACAACTGGGACATCAACGCCATCAACGGCGTGCCCTCCAAGGGCCTGCTCCAGGTGATCCAGCCGACGTTCAACGCGTACCACGTGCCCGGCACCTCCTGGAACATCTACGACCCGGTCGCCAACATCACCGCCGCGGCCAACTACGCCGCCCACCGGTACGGCTCGATCGACAACGTCAACAGCGCGTACTGA
- a CDS encoding GAF domain-containing sensor histidine kinase: MSHRPRSGLAAVSAALLAMSRHLEVRDVLKTIVASARELLDAQYAALGVPDDHGGFAQFVVDGVSDQQWKAIGPLPRQHGILAAMLHQARPERLADVRKDPRFEGWPAAHPEMSDFLGLPIRDGDEILGALFLANKNCPKPEGSCGFTEDDEELLATLAQHAAIALTNARLYERSRELTIAEERSRLAHELHDAVAQKLFSLRLTAQAAAALVDRDPSRAKGELQQVAALAAEAADELRAAVVELRPAALDEDGLVATLRTQIQVLDRAHTARVTFTSRGVRALPAAQEEALLRVAQEALHNALRHSGAAHVDVTLHKRGTATVLRVTDDGGGFEPAATRRAGRHLGLVSMRDRAGGVGGTLTVESAPGKGTTIEMEAPGG; this comes from the coding sequence ATGAGCCACCGTCCCCGGTCCGGCCTCGCCGCGGTCAGCGCCGCGCTGCTGGCCATGAGCAGGCATCTGGAGGTGCGCGACGTCCTGAAGACGATCGTCGCCTCCGCCCGCGAGCTGCTCGACGCCCAGTACGCCGCGCTCGGCGTCCCGGACGACCACGGAGGCTTCGCCCAGTTCGTCGTCGACGGCGTCAGCGACCAGCAGTGGAAGGCCATCGGCCCGCTGCCCCGCCAGCACGGCATCCTCGCCGCGATGCTCCACCAGGCCCGCCCCGAACGCCTCGCCGACGTCCGCAAGGACCCCCGCTTCGAGGGCTGGCCCGCCGCGCACCCCGAGATGTCCGACTTCCTCGGCCTGCCCATCCGCGACGGCGACGAGATCCTCGGCGCCCTCTTCCTGGCCAACAAGAACTGCCCCAAGCCGGAAGGAAGCTGCGGCTTCACCGAGGACGACGAGGAACTCCTCGCCACCCTCGCCCAGCACGCCGCGATCGCCCTGACCAACGCCCGCCTCTACGAGCGCAGCCGCGAACTCACCATCGCCGAGGAGCGCTCCCGGCTCGCCCACGAACTCCACGACGCCGTCGCCCAGAAGCTGTTCTCGCTGCGCCTGACCGCCCAGGCCGCCGCCGCCCTGGTCGACCGCGACCCCTCCCGCGCCAAGGGCGAGCTCCAGCAGGTCGCCGCGCTCGCCGCCGAGGCCGCCGACGAACTGCGCGCCGCCGTCGTGGAACTGCGCCCCGCCGCCCTCGACGAGGACGGCCTCGTCGCCACCCTGCGCACCCAGATCCAGGTCCTCGACCGCGCCCACACCGCGCGCGTGACGTTCACCAGCCGCGGCGTCCGCGCCCTGCCCGCCGCCCAGGAGGAGGCCCTGCTGCGCGTCGCCCAGGAGGCCCTGCACAACGCGCTGCGCCACTCCGGCGCCGCCCATGTCGACGTCACCCTCCACAAGCGCGGCACGGCCACGGTCCTGCGCGTCACCGACGACGGCGGCGGCTTCGAACCCGCCGCCACCCGCCGGGCCGGCCGCCACCTCGGCCTGGTGTCGATGCGGGACCGCGCCGGCGGCGTCGGCGGCACGCTCACGGTGGAATCGGCGCCCGGCAAGGGCACCACGATCGAGATGGAGGCCCCCGGTGGCTGA
- the chpE gene encoding chaplin ChpE translates to MKNLKKAAAVTMVAGGLMAASAGMASATDGAGAHGQAKGSPGVVSGNVVQAPVHIPVNAVGNTVNVIGLLNPAFGNLGLNH, encoded by the coding sequence GTGAAGAACCTGAAGAAGGCGGCGGCCGTGACGATGGTGGCCGGCGGTCTGATGGCCGCGAGCGCCGGCATGGCCTCCGCCACCGACGGTGCCGGGGCCCACGGCCAGGCCAAGGGCTCGCCGGGCGTCGTCTCGGGCAACGTCGTCCAGGCCCCCGTGCACATCCCGGTCAACGCCGTCGGCAACACCGTCAACGTGATCGGTCTGCTGAACCCGGCCTTCGGCAACCTCGGCCTCAACCACTGA
- a CDS encoding response regulator: MADAIKVLLVDDHQVVRRGLRTFLEVQDDIEVVGEAADGAEGVERAEELRPDVVLMDVKMPGMDGVEALRKLRELANPARVLIVTSFTEQRTVVPALRAGAAGYVYKDVDPDALAGAIRSVHAGHILLQPEVAGALLSQEETGTGQGRGGSLTEREREVLGLIADGRSNREIARALVLSEKTVKTHVSNILMKLDLSDRTQAALWAVRHGVTG; encoded by the coding sequence GTGGCTGACGCAATCAAGGTGCTCCTCGTGGACGACCACCAGGTCGTCCGCCGCGGCCTGCGCACCTTCCTGGAGGTCCAGGACGACATCGAGGTGGTCGGTGAGGCCGCCGACGGTGCCGAGGGCGTCGAGCGCGCCGAGGAACTACGGCCCGACGTCGTCCTGATGGACGTCAAGATGCCCGGCATGGACGGCGTCGAGGCCCTGCGCAAGCTCCGTGAACTGGCGAACCCCGCGCGCGTGCTGATCGTCACCAGCTTCACCGAGCAGCGCACCGTGGTCCCGGCCCTGCGAGCGGGCGCCGCCGGATACGTCTACAAGGACGTGGACCCCGACGCCCTCGCCGGCGCCATCCGCTCCGTCCACGCCGGACACATCCTGCTCCAGCCCGAGGTGGCCGGCGCCCTCCTCTCCCAGGAGGAGACCGGCACCGGCCAGGGCCGCGGCGGCTCCCTCACCGAACGCGAGCGCGAGGTGCTCGGCCTGATCGCGGACGGCCGCTCCAACCGCGAGATCGCCCGCGCCCTCGTCCTCTCCGAGAAGACCGTCAAGACCCACGTCTCGAACATCCTGATGAAGCTCGACCTCTCCGACCGCACCCAGGCCGCCCTGTGGGCCGTCCGGCACGGCGTGACCGGCTGA
- a CDS encoding S-adenosylmethionine:tRNA ribosyltransferase-isomerase, which produces MGVPPREPVRAWGSVPEELSARVPAEQRGPGRGRDDVRLLVSWGTEVAHRGFRELPELLRAGDVLVVNTSMTLAAAVDGWIGHARVVVHFSTRGDDGRWAVELRDPDGKGTTRARAGGPAGARVRLPGGVRLVPAEALSPGSGRLWWARVSGGEVPELLREHGRPIRYAYTERDQPLSAYRTVFALPSADGAGSAEMPSAARPFTAGLVAELVSRGVRFAPVVLHTGVASAEAHEPPYPERFAVPEASARLIEATRAGRGRVIAVGTTAVRAVESAAGADGVVRARAGWTDLVVTPERGVRVVDGLLTGLHEPQASHLLMLEAVAGRAAIDRGYEEALRGRYLWHEFGDAHLLLPAEERSR; this is translated from the coding sequence ATGGGGGTCCCCCCGCGCGAGCCTGTTCGAGCGTGGGGGAGTGTGCCGGAGGAGCTGTCGGCGCGGGTGCCGGCCGAGCAGCGCGGGCCGGGGCGGGGCCGGGACGACGTACGGCTGCTGGTGTCGTGGGGGACGGAGGTGGCGCATCGCGGGTTCCGGGAGCTGCCGGAGCTGCTGCGGGCCGGGGACGTACTGGTGGTGAACACCTCCATGACGCTGGCGGCGGCGGTGGACGGGTGGATCGGGCACGCGCGCGTGGTGGTGCACTTCTCCACGCGCGGGGACGACGGCCGGTGGGCGGTCGAGCTGCGGGACCCGGACGGGAAGGGCACCACCCGCGCGCGGGCCGGTGGTCCGGCGGGGGCGCGGGTGCGGCTGCCCGGGGGTGTGCGGCTGGTGCCGGCGGAGGCGCTGAGTCCGGGCAGCGGGCGGCTGTGGTGGGCGCGGGTGTCGGGCGGGGAGGTGCCGGAGCTGCTGCGGGAGCACGGGCGGCCGATCCGGTACGCGTACACCGAGCGGGACCAGCCGCTGTCGGCGTACCGGACGGTGTTCGCGCTGCCGTCGGCGGACGGGGCGGGCAGTGCGGAGATGCCGAGCGCGGCGCGGCCGTTCACGGCGGGGCTGGTGGCGGAGCTGGTGAGCCGGGGGGTGCGGTTCGCGCCCGTGGTCCTGCACACCGGGGTGGCCTCGGCGGAGGCGCACGAGCCGCCGTATCCGGAGCGGTTCGCGGTGCCGGAGGCGTCGGCCCGGCTGATCGAGGCGACGCGGGCCGGGCGGGGGCGGGTGATCGCGGTGGGGACGACGGCGGTGCGGGCGGTGGAGTCGGCGGCCGGCGCGGACGGGGTCGTACGCGCGCGTGCGGGGTGGACGGATCTCGTGGTGACGCCGGAGCGCGGGGTGCGGGTGGTGGACGGGCTGCTGACCGGGCTGCACGAGCCGCAGGCGTCGCATCTGCTGATGCTGGAGGCGGTGGCGGGGCGGGCGGCGATCGACCGGGGGTACGAGGAGGCGCTGCGGGGGCGCTATCTGTGGCACGAGTTCGGGGACGCGCATCTCCTCCTGCCGGCGGAGGAACGCTCACGCTGA
- a CDS encoding YbhB/YbcL family Raf kinase inhibitor-like protein has translation MTELKRRPLPHDFHPPVPSFTVTSEDVEAGGTLKDAQVYAEGNTSPQLRWEGFPAGTKSFAVTCYDPDAPTGSGFWHWVLFDIPASVTELPAGAGGGKSEGLPEGAVQARNDYGSKDFGGAAPPPGDGPHRYVFTVYAVDQEKLGPDSDASPAVVGFNLRFHTLARAQLIGEYENPAVG, from the coding sequence GTGACCGAGCTCAAGCGGCGGCCGCTCCCCCATGACTTCCATCCGCCCGTGCCGTCGTTCACGGTGACGAGCGAGGACGTCGAGGCGGGTGGCACGCTCAAGGACGCTCAGGTGTACGCGGAGGGAAACACCTCGCCGCAGTTGCGCTGGGAGGGCTTCCCGGCCGGGACGAAGAGCTTCGCCGTGACGTGCTACGACCCCGACGCCCCGACGGGCAGCGGGTTCTGGCACTGGGTGCTGTTCGACATCCCGGCCTCGGTGACCGAGCTGCCGGCCGGTGCCGGCGGCGGGAAGTCCGAGGGGCTGCCGGAGGGTGCCGTCCAGGCGCGCAACGACTACGGCAGCAAGGACTTCGGCGGGGCCGCGCCGCCGCCGGGGGACGGACCGCACCGGTACGTGTTCACGGTGTACGCCGTGGACCAGGAGAAGCTCGGTCCGGACTCGGACGCCTCGCCCGCCGTGGTGGGGTTCAATCTGCGGTTCCACACGCTCGCGCGCGCTCAGTTGATCGGTGAGTACGAGAATCCCGCGGTGGGATGA
- a CDS encoding NfeD family protein → MNDIDAWVWWLVGAAALGIPLVVTAMPEFGMFAVGAVAGAIVAGLGFGAVAQVLVFIVVSVALIAVVRPIAARHSAQRPQLATGVDALRGKQAVVLERVDGSGGRIKLAGEIWSARALDSDRTYEVGQAVDVVEIEGATAIVI, encoded by the coding sequence GTGAACGACATCGACGCATGGGTGTGGTGGCTCGTCGGCGCGGCAGCGCTCGGAATCCCGCTCGTGGTGACCGCGATGCCGGAATTCGGCATGTTCGCGGTCGGCGCGGTGGCCGGCGCGATCGTGGCCGGCCTCGGCTTCGGAGCCGTGGCCCAGGTTCTCGTCTTCATCGTCGTCTCGGTCGCCCTGATCGCCGTCGTACGGCCCATCGCGGCCCGCCACAGCGCACAGCGCCCCCAACTCGCCACCGGAGTGGACGCGTTGAGAGGGAAGCAGGCCGTCGTGCTGGAACGCGTCGACGGCTCGGGCGGCCGTATCAAGCTCGCCGGGGAGATCTGGTCGGCCCGGGCACTCGACTCCGACCGCACGTACGAGGTCGGTCAGGCCGTCGACGTCGTGGAGATCGAGGGGGCCACGGCGATCGTCATCTGA